The proteins below come from a single Roseiflexus sp. RS-1 genomic window:
- a CDS encoding helix-turn-helix domain-containing protein: MTSGQRARVQHLHRAGMSQSALARQVGVHRRTIQRWIARPDTADRTGGLRTHGRRVVTDVYRDAVIAEWQAHPRHGPKRSAQDWRLRVPTANTATVWRILHAAGLTRCPPQKKRQRRPIPVGRHRVQLDIQELPAIRGSRGREDTIRLIPLRTRMKSTEIHPPGASRRSAGVLRRAIGRLPPFHLAGTDTAMGVTMAHAPHPERRTAFERTVADMGVRHWRITPRSPWQNGIIERSNRTDTAEWFHQQECSCSDHRRYGHR; this comes from the coding sequence TTGACCAGCGGGCAACGTGCCCGTGTCCAACACCTGCATCGTGCCGGGATGAGTCAATCCGCGTTGGCCCGTCAAGTTGGCGTGCATCGCCGCACGATCCAGCGCTGGATCGCCCGTCCGGACACCGCTGATCGCACCGGCGGGCTGCGCACCCATGGGCGGCGAGTCGTGACCGACGTCTATCGTGACGCCGTGATCGCGGAATGGCAGGCGCATCCCCGGCACGGCCCCAAACGCAGTGCGCAGGATTGGCGGCTGCGGGTTCCCACCGCCAACACCGCGACGGTCTGGCGCATCCTGCATGCCGCCGGGTTGACCCGATGCCCGCCCCAAAAAAAACGGCAGCGCCGCCCGATTCCGGTCGGACGCCATCGGGTCCAACTGGATATTCAGGAGTTGCCAGCGATTCGCGGGAGCCGCGGACGGGAGGACACGATCCGTCTGATTCCTCTGCGAACCCGGATGAAGTCCACGGAAATCCACCCCCCAGGCGCCAGTCGCCGGAGTGCCGGGGTGCTGCGCCGGGCGATTGGACGCTTGCCCCCGTTTCATCTGGCGGGAACGGATACTGCCATGGGCGTTACGATGGCGCACGCCCCGCATCCAGAGCGACGCACGGCCTTCGAACGAACGGTCGCCGACATGGGGGTGCGGCATTGGCGGATCACACCCCGATCGCCGTGGCAAAATGGCATCATTGAACGGAGCAATCGGACGGATACTGCGGAATGGTTCCATCAGCAGGAGTGCTCCTGTTCCGACCATCGTCGGTATGGGCATCGGTGA
- a CDS encoding VWA domain-containing protein has translation MNVSFIHPDALWLLIVLPLLWGVALIAPSTGTAWQRRIALILRTLMVLALIGALAGAQVVQPPAFTTTIFLLDGSDSVAVSQRVRAEAFIAQALASMPPDDQAGVVVFGREALVERMPSPERTFGAPAVRPSGSATSIADALQLGMALLPAEGHRRLVLLSDGGENRGSAREIAQRAAVAGIPIDVVPLSGVADGLDAQIVSVTLPSTAREGQRLPLRVDLESNAPATGRLIVTGPDGGTVATIPVDIGADRQTISILLPEAPAAFNRYTVRLDVPGDTRAQNNAVETFSVVRGRPRALLVAQSPEDAAGLERALRAAQIDVAVVAPAAMPDTLLAMSQYDAIALVNVPRRAFSESTLQHLATYVHDRGGGLIMVGGPRSFGPGGWRGTPVEAALPVTMDIPIYRTMPPVSVVIVIDISGSMAMTEDGIPKLSLALDGARRIASLLRDEDELTILPFDDRPGVVVGPLPGSQRDKAIEQMSQVRLGGSGINIHDALVAAARYVRASDRPIRHIITITDGNDTVQQEGALDIVRALRDERVTLTSIAVGQGSHVPFIRDMAAVGGGRTFLTERAADLPDLLLDEAEMIIQPSIIEGVVTPLRGAPHPAIRSIDAAPVLYGYVLTTPRDTAQVALVTPEGDTLMAAWQYGLGRSIAWTSDFSGRWAKEWVAWDRFPQFGAHLFNWLLPPQTDDVLSIATHPSGDTLTIETIARRPDGSPWSGLLVSVRLIAASGEVIETVLREVSPGQYRAAPDGVPPGAYLVQATAQDSQGALVAAVTGGAVMPLSREYRSQAGNRHLLEELAQITGGRLDPQPRQVFERGGETRGAVREVGLLLIVLALILLPLDIAVRRLPLQRGMIVAALRKVGLSAHTGQFETQAAPVAVPFSPSRSESASRPDPAGEAQVPPAELERLRAAQEAARRRLRGEDADVRR, from the coding sequence ATGAACGTTTCGTTCATTCATCCCGATGCCCTCTGGCTCTTGATCGTGTTGCCGCTGCTGTGGGGCGTTGCGTTGATCGCGCCGTCGACCGGCACCGCCTGGCAGCGGCGGATCGCGCTGATCCTCCGCACCCTGATGGTTCTGGCGCTCATCGGTGCGCTTGCAGGCGCGCAGGTTGTGCAACCTCCCGCTTTCACCACCACTATTTTTCTCCTCGATGGCTCGGATTCGGTTGCAGTGTCGCAGCGTGTCCGCGCCGAGGCGTTCATCGCACAGGCGCTGGCGTCGATGCCGCCGGATGATCAGGCTGGCGTGGTGGTCTTCGGGCGGGAAGCGCTGGTTGAGCGTATGCCGTCGCCGGAACGCACCTTTGGCGCACCGGCGGTGCGTCCGTCTGGCAGTGCAACCAGTATTGCCGATGCGTTGCAACTCGGTATGGCGCTGCTTCCCGCCGAAGGGCATCGACGGCTGGTGCTCCTTTCTGATGGCGGCGAAAATCGGGGGTCTGCCCGCGAGATTGCGCAACGCGCGGCGGTTGCGGGGATCCCTATCGATGTTGTGCCGCTCAGTGGCGTCGCTGATGGTCTCGATGCGCAGATTGTCAGTGTGACGCTGCCATCGACCGCGCGTGAAGGTCAGCGCCTGCCGTTGCGTGTCGATCTCGAAAGCAATGCGCCTGCCACAGGACGCCTGATCGTGACAGGACCTGATGGAGGAACGGTCGCAACCATACCGGTCGATATCGGCGCTGACCGGCAAACGATCTCCATCCTGCTTCCCGAAGCGCCGGCTGCATTCAATCGCTACACCGTGCGTCTCGATGTCCCCGGCGATACCCGCGCACAGAACAACGCGGTCGAAACCTTCAGCGTCGTCAGAGGCAGACCGCGCGCGTTGCTGGTTGCGCAGTCGCCCGAAGATGCAGCCGGTCTGGAACGTGCGCTGCGCGCCGCCCAGATAGATGTCGCCGTCGTCGCGCCAGCGGCAATGCCCGATACGCTGCTGGCGATGAGCCAGTACGATGCCATTGCTCTGGTGAATGTCCCCCGTCGTGCGTTCTCCGAATCGACGCTGCAACACCTGGCTACATACGTCCATGATCGCGGCGGCGGTCTGATCATGGTCGGCGGACCACGGTCGTTCGGTCCAGGCGGCTGGCGTGGTACGCCAGTCGAAGCGGCGCTGCCGGTGACCATGGACATTCCCATCTACCGCACAATGCCGCCGGTCAGTGTGGTGATCGTCATCGATATTTCAGGCAGCATGGCGATGACCGAGGATGGCATTCCCAAACTGTCGCTGGCGCTCGATGGTGCGCGACGGATTGCATCACTGCTGCGCGACGAGGATGAACTGACCATTCTTCCATTCGATGACCGTCCGGGGGTCGTCGTCGGTCCGCTTCCGGGATCGCAGCGCGACAAAGCCATCGAACAGATGAGTCAGGTGCGCCTCGGCGGAAGCGGTATCAACATCCATGATGCGCTCGTGGCGGCGGCGAGGTACGTTCGCGCCAGTGACCGCCCCATTCGCCATATCATCACGATCACCGATGGCAATGATACCGTGCAGCAGGAAGGCGCGCTCGACATTGTGCGCGCGCTGCGCGATGAGCGCGTCACCCTGACCTCGATTGCCGTCGGGCAGGGCAGCCATGTGCCGTTCATCCGCGATATGGCGGCGGTCGGCGGCGGGCGCACCTTCCTGACCGAACGCGCCGCCGATCTTCCCGACCTGTTGTTGGATGAGGCGGAAATGATCATTCAACCTTCGATCATTGAAGGGGTTGTCACACCGTTGCGCGGCGCGCCGCATCCTGCGATCCGCAGCATTGACGCAGCGCCCGTTCTGTATGGCTATGTTTTGACGACGCCGCGTGACACCGCGCAGGTGGCGCTCGTCACCCCGGAGGGGGATACGTTGATGGCAGCGTGGCAGTATGGTCTGGGACGCTCAATCGCCTGGACGAGCGATTTCAGCGGGCGATGGGCGAAGGAGTGGGTGGCGTGGGATCGGTTCCCGCAGTTCGGCGCGCACCTCTTCAACTGGCTCCTGCCGCCGCAAACCGATGATGTTCTGAGCATTGCAACGCACCCATCGGGCGACACGCTGACGATCGAGACCATTGCGCGGAGGCCCGATGGGTCCCCATGGAGCGGCTTACTCGTCTCTGTGCGTCTCATCGCGGCTTCTGGCGAGGTTATCGAAACCGTGCTGCGTGAAGTCAGCCCTGGTCAATACCGCGCTGCTCCGGATGGCGTGCCGCCTGGAGCGTATCTGGTTCAGGCGACCGCGCAGGACAGCCAGGGCGCGCTGGTCGCGGCAGTGACGGGCGGGGCGGTCATGCCGCTCAGTAGGGAGTATCGCAGCCAGGCGGGGAACCGCCATCTTCTCGAAGAACTGGCGCAGATCACCGGCGGGCGGCTTGATCCGCAACCACGCCAGGTGTTCGAGCGGGGTGGCGAAACGCGCGGCGCTGTGCGCGAGGTGGGCCTGCTATTGATCGTGCTGGCGCTGATCCTGCTGCCGCTTGACATTGCCGTGCGACGCCTGCCGCTCCAGCGCGGAATGATAGTCGCCGCGCTGCGGAAGGTCGGTCTGAGTGCACATACAGGGCAGTTCGAGACGCAGGCGGCGCCGGTTGCTGTTCCGTTCTCGCCGTCTCGCTCTGAATCGGCATCGCGTCCAGATCCAGCAGGGGAAGCACAGGTGCCCCCTGCTGAACTGGAACGTCTCCGCGCAGCGCAGGAAGCGGCGCGGCGGCGGCTACGCGGCGAAGATGCCGACGTGCGCCGCTGA
- a CDS encoding vWA domain-containing protein: MSLLAPLALLSALIVGPLIVAMYLLKLRREERRVSSTFLWRRMVRDVEANAPWQRLRRNWLLLLQLLILILLAIALARPFFLTTGISGRNLIIILDRSASMAATDVAPSRLEAARRQAQTLVEQLPEGGRATIIAIGGQMEVVAASTTDRRQMNDAIRSITPSVGSRSDLSQALALAAALSAREPDSEVAIISDGNVQVPTDILVPATVRYFPIGQRGENMAISAMTLQPGPAGQTLFVQVTRYGSASVTRRLDLYLDGSLFNAYELNFTADDAPGASQTVIVDIPAQVRVAEARLNAAPNEDYLPTDDRAWAVSQAGAGMNVQIVGPGNRFLTTALALLPGVTATSATTASGAVDPAPQVTIFDRVVPETLPTGNLFFIAPPRSTDLFSVTGVVEFPLLRPAPSAIEGQTPPLLRNISVSDVNVLRAMRVEPGIWARVLVEGDGSPMLLAGEREGRRIVVLAFALQDSDLPLQVAFPLLVSNIIGYLAPGSGLEASQITPGQPLIVAVDPSATAVRVVRPDGRVEAAQVQDGQAIYASTGMIGPYLVEQVRGDQVIEQRRFAVNLFDPDESNIAPASELRVSQVSGLQQAVTREQVGRQEIWRWLAAAALLVVVVEWLVYQRNSLAYLRQRFRHMLAARRQSA; encoded by the coding sequence ATGTCGCTGCTCGCACCGCTCGCCCTCCTCAGCGCCCTTATCGTGGGTCCACTGATTGTGGCGATGTATCTGTTGAAACTGCGTCGTGAGGAACGTCGCGTCTCTTCGACGTTCCTGTGGCGACGCATGGTGCGCGATGTCGAGGCGAATGCGCCCTGGCAGCGTCTGCGGCGCAACTGGTTGCTGCTCCTTCAGTTGCTGATCCTGATTCTGCTGGCGATTGCGCTGGCGCGCCCCTTCTTCCTGACGACCGGCATCAGCGGGCGGAACCTGATTATCATTCTTGATCGCTCGGCGAGCATGGCGGCGACCGATGTCGCTCCATCACGTCTGGAGGCGGCGCGTCGCCAGGCGCAGACGCTGGTTGAACAACTGCCCGAAGGCGGGCGCGCAACCATTATTGCGATTGGCGGGCAGATGGAGGTGGTCGCTGCATCCACCACCGATCGCCGCCAGATGAACGATGCGATTCGTTCGATCACCCCCAGTGTCGGCAGTCGCAGCGATCTCTCGCAGGCGCTGGCGCTTGCTGCTGCGTTGTCGGCGCGTGAACCCGATAGCGAGGTCGCCATCATTTCCGATGGGAATGTGCAGGTTCCAACCGATATCCTGGTTCCGGCGACCGTGCGCTACTTCCCCATCGGTCAACGCGGCGAAAATATGGCGATCAGCGCGATGACCCTGCAACCCGGACCTGCCGGTCAAACGCTGTTCGTCCAGGTGACCAGGTATGGTTCGGCGTCGGTCACGCGACGGCTTGATCTGTACCTCGATGGTTCGCTCTTCAATGCGTATGAACTGAACTTCACCGCTGACGATGCGCCGGGAGCCTCGCAGACCGTTATCGTCGATATTCCGGCTCAGGTGCGCGTCGCCGAAGCGCGTCTCAACGCTGCGCCGAATGAGGACTACCTTCCGACTGATGATCGCGCGTGGGCGGTGAGTCAGGCGGGCGCTGGCATGAATGTGCAAATCGTCGGTCCCGGCAACCGGTTTCTCACAACGGCGCTCGCGCTGCTGCCCGGCGTTACGGCGACCAGCGCAACAACAGCGTCAGGTGCGGTCGATCCGGCGCCACAGGTGACGATCTTCGATCGGGTCGTGCCGGAAACATTGCCGACCGGGAATCTGTTCTTTATTGCGCCGCCGCGTTCAACCGATCTCTTTTCGGTGACCGGCGTCGTCGAGTTTCCGCTGTTGCGTCCGGCGCCATCCGCAATTGAAGGACAGACGCCGCCGCTGTTGCGCAATATCAGTGTGAGTGACGTGAATGTCCTGCGTGCGATGCGGGTCGAGCCGGGGATATGGGCGCGTGTGCTGGTCGAGGGGGATGGCAGCCCGATGCTGCTGGCTGGAGAACGTGAAGGACGTCGGATCGTGGTGCTGGCATTTGCGCTCCAGGACTCCGATCTGCCGCTCCAGGTCGCATTTCCGCTGCTGGTCTCGAACATTATTGGCTATCTTGCGCCGGGCAGCGGTCTTGAAGCGTCGCAGATCACGCCGGGACAACCGCTGATCGTGGCGGTTGATCCCTCGGCGACTGCGGTGCGTGTGGTGCGACCGGACGGGCGCGTTGAGGCGGCGCAGGTTCAAGACGGGCAGGCGATCTATGCCAGCACCGGGATGATCGGACCCTACCTGGTTGAGCAGGTGCGCGGCGATCAGGTGATCGAACAGCGTCGCTTCGCCGTTAATCTGTTCGATCCAGACGAATCGAACATTGCACCGGCGAGCGAGTTGCGCGTGTCGCAGGTGAGCGGTTTGCAGCAGGCAGTCACCCGTGAACAGGTCGGGCGCCAGGAGATCTGGCGCTGGCTGGCTGCCGCAGCGTTGCTGGTCGTCGTGGTCGAATGGCTTGTGTACCAGCGGAACAGCCTGGCGTACCTGCGGCAGCGTTTCCGCCACATGCTTGCTGCGCGTCGCCAATCGGCGTAG
- a CDS encoding CBS domain-containing protein → MDKVRDWMSQPPICAPETMTLPEARRLMHKSRIRRLPVLDSAGRLTGIVTEGDINRISASHAHDVREYNLYHRAADLPLRDFMTRPVITVGPDEPIIAVAQLLLLHRISGVPVVEGDRVVGVITESDLFRRMVEREVAAE, encoded by the coding sequence ATGGATAAAGTACGTGACTGGATGAGCCAGCCGCCGATCTGTGCTCCCGAAACGATGACTCTGCCTGAAGCGCGACGGCTCATGCACAAATCCCGTATCCGTCGCCTGCCGGTTCTGGACAGCGCCGGTCGCCTGACCGGGATCGTCACCGAGGGCGACATCAATCGTATCTCCGCCTCGCATGCCCACGATGTGCGGGAATACAATCTTTATCACCGCGCTGCCGATCTTCCCTTGCGCGATTTCATGACCCGCCCTGTCATCACCGTCGGACCCGACGAGCCAATTATTGCGGTTGCACAACTCCTGCTTCTCCATCGCATCAGCGGCGTCCCGGTCGTCGAAGGGGATCGCGTGGTCGGGGTCATCACCGAGAGCGATCTGTTCCGCCGCATGGTCGAACGCGAAGTCGCCGCCGAATGA
- a CDS encoding flavodoxin family protein, which translates to MRTLIVYASWFGHNREIARLIADQISSCASHVICAPVVAVTASDTIGCDLLVLGSFTHAHHASRRMRHLVETIPERRLKRMAVAVFGTQTMDERPSGVDELVNMLTKRGVRLIVPPLRVILPVPDFVPWSRITPVERAKINAFVQALMDRLKPETSAQQEILPWS; encoded by the coding sequence ATGCGAACCCTGATCGTCTACGCATCCTGGTTCGGGCACAATCGCGAAATCGCCAGACTCATCGCCGACCAGATCTCGTCCTGCGCTTCACACGTGATCTGCGCGCCGGTAGTTGCTGTAACTGCCAGCGATACCATTGGATGTGACCTGCTGGTGCTGGGGAGTTTCACCCACGCTCATCACGCCAGCCGGCGCATGCGGCATCTGGTCGAGACCATTCCAGAACGCCGTCTCAAGCGTATGGCAGTAGCAGTTTTTGGCACGCAAACCATGGACGAACGACCATCCGGCGTCGATGAACTGGTCAACATGCTGACGAAGCGCGGTGTGCGACTGATTGTTCCCCCGTTGAGGGTCATCCTGCCAGTGCCGGATTTCGTACCATGGTCAAGGATAACGCCTGTGGAACGCGCCAAAATTAATGCGTTCGTACAGGCGCTGATGGATCGATTAAAACCTGAAACTAGCGCGCAACAGGAGATATTGCCGTGGTCATAG
- a CDS encoding homoserine kinase, whose protein sequence is MLTSSDITHVLSRYNLGPVERIAAAGHGFVNETAIVVTKCGRFVVRRNHHRFSLAAICYRHRLIDHLCQRSFPTARLVPNAGGSTVTIIDGRIYEVQEYVHGTDFDPHRPGQIAEVGATLACYHQAVAEFPPPGNETLPRYAPARITALTETLYERDVMGELHADLAWYDARAAALRSAMPDQVYAALPRVLIHGDMHPDNVRFAGDRVVALLDFDQVEHDARIVDLADALVGFTTRPLPSEATSWGVFRGPLDIAQTITLVCSYGQIAPLLPGEVAALPVLIEVLWLRSELGRVISTPEGAPDYHAAVLAQGKRLSAWMQQHASTLIDHWSNATIGRTGALAA, encoded by the coding sequence ATGCTGACATCATCTGATATCACACACGTTTTGTCCCGGTACAACCTGGGACCAGTCGAAAGAATCGCAGCCGCAGGGCACGGATTTGTTAATGAGACCGCCATCGTCGTCACCAAATGCGGGCGCTTCGTGGTACGCCGCAATCATCACCGGTTTTCACTGGCTGCAATTTGCTACCGGCATCGCCTGATCGATCATCTCTGTCAGCGATCATTTCCCACGGCGCGTCTCGTTCCGAACGCTGGCGGATCAACGGTCACTATTATTGACGGGCGGATCTATGAAGTTCAGGAGTATGTTCACGGAACGGATTTCGATCCGCACCGTCCCGGCCAGATCGCGGAGGTTGGCGCAACGCTCGCCTGTTATCACCAGGCGGTTGCTGAATTTCCCCCTCCCGGGAACGAGACGCTACCCCGCTATGCACCGGCGCGTATTACCGCGTTGACTGAGACGCTGTATGAACGAGACGTGATGGGCGAACTGCACGCCGATCTCGCCTGGTACGACGCCCGCGCGGCTGCACTCCGCAGTGCAATGCCCGATCAGGTCTACGCGGCGTTGCCGCGGGTCTTGATTCACGGCGATATGCACCCTGATAATGTGCGCTTCGCCGGTGATCGGGTCGTGGCGCTGCTCGATTTCGACCAGGTCGAACACGATGCGCGAATCGTTGATCTTGCGGATGCGCTGGTCGGGTTTACGACCAGACCGCTGCCATCTGAAGCGACGTCGTGGGGCGTCTTCCGCGGTCCGCTGGATATTGCGCAGACGATCACCCTGGTGTGCAGTTATGGGCAGATTGCGCCGCTGCTCCCTGGCGAAGTCGCTGCGTTGCCGGTGCTGATCGAGGTTCTCTGGTTGCGCAGCGAACTCGGACGTGTCATCTCGACGCCGGAAGGAGCGCCCGATTACCACGCGGCAGTGCTGGCGCAGGGGAAGCGTCTTTCGGCGTGGATGCAGCAGCACGCCAGCACGCTGATCGACCACTGGAGCAACGCAACTATCGGTCGCACGGGGGCGCTGGCAGCCTGA
- a CDS encoding sensor histidine kinase, producing the protein MRAELAAAHARIAELDAQLAASVRQTRLVNERLNTILTVSAALLITHEIDTVMQVVVREAVHLFPDTSGALLFLVDQAGMRLRLAASSSGQTGVPVLRPGQGPAGRAFLSPRAMLIAGPALEEALSELSETQRAQERGALTYWPPSSALLTPLRIEDTRLGALVVYGNQNPHLIHPRDIPFAQALADLTAVAIAEHRQRTRAAALQRDLDQTQSLHAEAQARLSAAQAQLLQSAKLAAVGELAASVAHEINNPLYAARNSLYLVEQDMPPDAPQRHFLTIAQNELGRIARIITRMRDFYRPARDELELTEVNDLLAETIELVQTHLRHGHVTVTASFCPNLPLLVAHPDQLRQVFLNLMLNACDAMPNGGQLHISTELSCRNERDEQWVVVAVRDTGVGINPEHMPHLFEPFYTTKPQGTGLGLAISAHIVTQHGGHIQVESTPGVGSTFTVLLPVDRGVEEA; encoded by the coding sequence TTGCGGGCTGAGCTGGCGGCGGCGCATGCGCGTATTGCGGAGCTGGACGCACAACTGGCTGCGTCTGTGCGACAGACACGCCTGGTCAATGAGCGCCTGAATACGATTCTCACGGTGAGCGCAGCATTGCTGATCACCCACGAGATAGATACGGTCATGCAGGTGGTGGTGCGCGAAGCAGTGCACCTGTTTCCCGATACCAGCGGTGCGTTACTGTTTCTGGTCGATCAGGCGGGAATGCGGTTGCGTCTCGCTGCGAGCAGCAGCGGGCAGACAGGCGTGCCTGTGCTGCGACCGGGTCAGGGTCCGGCGGGACGTGCGTTTCTTTCGCCTCGCGCCATGCTGATCGCTGGTCCGGCGCTCGAGGAGGCGCTGAGTGAACTGAGCGAGACGCAGCGTGCACAGGAACGCGGCGCTCTGACGTACTGGCCCCCAAGCAGCGCTTTGCTGACGCCGTTGCGGATCGAAGACACCCGGCTTGGTGCGCTGGTCGTGTATGGCAACCAGAATCCGCACCTGATCCATCCGCGTGATATTCCCTTCGCGCAGGCGCTGGCAGACCTGACGGCGGTGGCGATTGCAGAACATCGTCAGCGGACGCGGGCGGCGGCATTGCAGCGCGATCTCGATCAGACGCAGTCGCTGCACGCCGAGGCGCAGGCGCGCCTCAGTGCAGCGCAGGCGCAGTTGCTGCAAAGCGCAAAACTTGCCGCTGTCGGCGAACTGGCGGCTTCAGTGGCGCACGAAATCAATAACCCGCTCTACGCGGCGCGGAATAGCCTCTACCTGGTCGAACAGGATATGCCGCCCGATGCGCCGCAACGCCATTTCCTTACGATTGCCCAGAATGAGCTCGGTCGTATTGCGCGCATCATCACCCGCATGCGCGATTTTTATCGCCCGGCGCGGGATGAACTGGAGCTCACTGAGGTCAACGATCTGCTGGCGGAAACGATTGAACTGGTGCAGACCCATCTGCGTCATGGGCATGTGACGGTCACTGCCAGTTTCTGTCCGAATCTTCCGCTTCTGGTCGCCCACCCGGATCAGTTGCGTCAGGTCTTTCTCAATTTGATGCTGAATGCATGTGATGCCATGCCCAACGGCGGTCAGTTGCATATTTCAACCGAACTTTCCTGCCGTAACGAGCGGGATGAGCAGTGGGTCGTTGTTGCCGTGCGCGATACTGGCGTCGGTATCAATCCGGAACATATGCCGCATCTGTTCGAGCCGTTCTACACCACGAAACCGCAGGGCACGGGGCTTGGTCTGGCTATCAGCGCCCATATCGTGACGCAGCACGGCGGGCATATTCAGGTCGAAAGCACGCCGGGTGTCGGAAGTACGTTTACTGTTTTGCTCCCTGTTGATCGGGGAGTTGAGGAGGCCTGA